In a genomic window of Nostoc sp. UHCC 0870:
- a CDS encoding GDSL-type esterase/lipase family protein, with translation MNLKHISQFRICFLGESFVNGTGDPECLGWTGRICVNANKKGHDITYYNLGVRRETSTELRHRWLREVSYRLPKEYDGRVVFSLGANDTTIENGKPRVDITESLENIHSILSEAQQLYPVLMISTAPCGDEKQNQRIANLSEEFAVICYELNVPYLNVFSILNKSNIWLEEARNYDGAHPRAAGYREFAQIVDNWDAWINWFR, from the coding sequence ATGAATTTAAAACATATATCACAATTCAGAATTTGCTTTCTAGGCGAATCATTTGTTAATGGGACAGGTGATCCAGAATGCTTGGGTTGGACAGGTAGAATATGTGTAAATGCTAACAAAAAAGGTCATGATATCACCTACTATAATTTAGGCGTAAGGAGGGAAACGAGTACAGAACTGAGACATCGTTGGCTCAGAGAAGTTTCGTATCGTTTACCCAAAGAATACGATGGTAGGGTAGTATTTTCCCTTGGAGCAAACGACACAACTATCGAAAATGGTAAACCTCGTGTTGATATCACAGAATCATTGGAAAATATCCATAGTATTTTGAGTGAAGCTCAACAGTTATATCCTGTTTTAATGATTAGCACTGCACCATGTGGCGATGAGAAACAAAATCAAAGAATTGCTAATTTATCTGAAGAATTTGCAGTAATTTGTTATGAATTAAATGTCCCTTATCTGAACGTTTTTTCCATATTGAATAAGTCCAATATTTGGTTAGAAGAAGCCAGAAATTATGATGGCGCACATCCCAGAGCCGCAGGTTATAGAGAATTTGCCCAAATTGTTGACAATTGGGATGCGTGGATAAATTGGTTTAGATAA
- a CDS encoding GAF domain-containing protein: MSFQVTDVLEAGRIYRSIGKIPIDLLRVEVYRAWERSHLQGANPHALQAEKLSVLDTERLVESNTYLINAARPYFRILSQAVGRERHAVMLSNHHAILLDVVGDEQTIHGTEGFPVPGTLLSEAVAGANGIGTPLAEENYTEIVAAEHFIEGFHPFSCQGTPLRNDQGEIVGVLSISARSPDVRQRLKEILICASQGIEAEFLVANLEKDVRHVLESHADDYQPLENLRQDIIQAHQATRLQLEIVSRMVVANRIDYAMQLLQQAEKSIQLFRRRATFWRNLASLERDVPKPLSLTDVICNLVDLLSTEATIRKVEVVLCLTEPIIVVADLNNLLRKLLRYFLQAFEIANQGGTVAVEVNKIPNSELVEVAFKPIPVFNISQLDIAPCTFTIPREEKR; the protein is encoded by the coding sequence ATGTCTTTTCAAGTAACAGATGTATTAGAAGCAGGGCGTATATATAGAAGCATAGGCAAAATACCTATTGATTTATTGCGTGTAGAGGTTTATCGTGCTTGGGAAAGATCACATCTTCAAGGAGCTAACCCTCACGCTTTACAAGCAGAAAAACTTTCAGTCTTGGATACGGAACGTTTAGTAGAGTCAAATACCTATTTAATTAATGCGGCTCGTCCTTATTTCCGCATATTATCACAAGCGGTTGGCAGAGAACGTCATGCGGTAATGTTAAGCAATCATCATGCCATCTTATTAGATGTAGTTGGCGATGAGCAAACGATACATGGGACAGAAGGATTTCCTGTACCCGGAACTCTGCTGTCAGAAGCAGTAGCTGGTGCTAATGGTATCGGTACACCACTAGCGGAAGAAAATTATACAGAAATTGTGGCAGCAGAACATTTTATTGAGGGGTTTCATCCTTTTAGTTGTCAGGGAACGCCTCTGCGTAATGATCAAGGGGAAATTGTCGGAGTCTTAAGTATTTCTGCACGTAGTCCAGATGTAAGACAACGGCTTAAAGAGATACTAATTTGTGCTTCCCAAGGTATTGAAGCAGAATTTTTGGTAGCCAACCTCGAAAAAGATGTTCGTCATGTCCTAGAATCTCATGCCGATGACTATCAACCATTAGAAAATCTGCGTCAGGACATTATCCAAGCGCATCAAGCAACTCGCTTACAACTAGAAATTGTATCTCGAATGGTAGTCGCTAATCGTATAGATTATGCAATGCAATTGCTTCAGCAGGCTGAAAAATCAATTCAATTATTTCGCCGCCGTGCTACATTTTGGCGCAACTTAGCATCTTTGGAACGTGATGTACCTAAACCTTTGTCACTCACCGATGTCATCTGTAATTTAGTTGATTTGCTATCGACTGAGGCCACAATTCGTAAGGTTGAAGTTGTTTTGTGCTTGACAGAGCCAATTATAGTAGTGGCTGATTTAAACAATCTTCTACGGAAACTATTGCGCTATTTTCTGCAAGCTTTTGAGATTGCAAATCAAGGCGGTACAGTAGCAGTAGAAGTAAATAAGATACCGAATTCTGAATTGGTAGAAGTGGCTTTTAAACCAATTCCAGTATTCAATATTTCTCAATTAGATATTGCTCCTTGTACTTTTACTATACCAAGAGAGGAAAAAAGGTGA
- a CDS encoding UDP-glucose dehydrogenase family protein — translation MRVCVIGTGYVGLVTGACLAHIGHDVICVDNNEEKVKLMKSGQSPIFEPGLSEIMQSAIQSGKIEFTTDLAAGVTHGEILFIAVGTPPLPTGESDTRYVEAVARGIGANLNGGYKVIVNKSTVPIGSGDWVRMIVMDGIAEREKTLVTAGGGTSEDQLPELVPQFDVVSNPEFLREGSAVYDTFNPDRIVLGGNSTKAISMMQELYSPIVERKFAEDKSLPPVAVLATDLSSAEMIKYAANAFLATKISFINEVANICDRVGADVTQVAKGIGLDSRIGSKFLQAGIGWGGSCFPKDVSALIHTADDYGYEAQLLKSAVTVNERQRLIALEKLQQVLKILKGKTVGLLGLTFKPDTDDLRDAPALNLIEQLNRLGAKVKAYDPIISQTGMRHGLSGVLVETDAERLADGCDALVLVTEWQQFSSLDYTKMAQLMSNPVIIDGRNFLDPETMIRAGFQYVGVGRR, via the coding sequence ATGCGTGTTTGTGTAATAGGTACTGGTTACGTTGGCTTAGTTACAGGTGCTTGTTTAGCTCATATTGGACACGATGTTATTTGTGTAGACAATAACGAAGAAAAAGTCAAACTGATGAAATCTGGGCAGTCGCCAATTTTTGAGCCTGGACTATCAGAAATTATGCAGTCTGCGATTCAAAGTGGAAAAATCGAATTTACCACGGATTTAGCTGCTGGCGTTACCCACGGAGAAATTTTATTTATTGCCGTAGGTACACCACCTTTGCCCACTGGTGAAAGTGATACTCGTTATGTTGAAGCTGTAGCCCGTGGGATCGGTGCTAACCTCAACGGTGGTTATAAGGTAATTGTGAATAAATCCACAGTACCCATTGGCTCAGGTGATTGGGTGCGGATGATTGTGATGGACGGTATTGCTGAACGCGAAAAAACTCTGGTGACAGCCGGTGGGGGAACTAGTGAAGATCAACTACCTGAGCTAGTACCTCAGTTTGATGTCGTCAGTAATCCAGAGTTTTTACGGGAAGGTTCAGCAGTATACGATACATTTAACCCTGATCGCATCGTCTTAGGTGGCAATAGCACTAAAGCCATCTCCATGATGCAAGAACTGTACTCCCCCATTGTGGAACGCAAGTTTGCTGAAGACAAATCTTTACCTCCCGTAGCTGTACTAGCAACAGACCTCAGTTCAGCAGAAATGATTAAATACGCTGCTAACGCTTTCCTCGCTACTAAGATTAGTTTTATTAACGAAGTAGCTAACATTTGCGATCGCGTTGGTGCTGATGTTACCCAAGTAGCAAAAGGTATTGGTTTAGACTCCCGCATTGGCAGTAAGTTCTTACAAGCTGGTATTGGTTGGGGTGGTTCTTGTTTCCCCAAAGACGTTTCCGCGCTGATTCATACTGCTGATGACTATGGCTATGAGGCTCAGTTATTAAAATCTGCTGTTACTGTCAACGAACGTCAGCGTCTCATTGCGCTAGAAAAACTTCAGCAAGTGCTAAAAATCCTTAAAGGTAAAACTGTTGGTTTATTAGGTCTTACCTTCAAGCCTGATACCGACGATTTACGCGATGCACCAGCACTAAATTTAATCGAACAACTAAACCGCTTGGGTGCTAAGGTCAAAGCCTACGACCCCATCATTTCCCAAACAGGAATGCGTCATGGTCTTTCTGGTGTACTAGTCGAAACTGATGCTGAACGTTTAGCTGATGGCTGCGATGCTTTGGTACTCGTCACTGAATGGCAACAGTTTAGCTCTCTTGATTACACCAAGATGGCACAATTGATGAGCAACCCTGTAATTATCGATGGTCGTAACTTCCTCGACCCCGAAACAATGATCCGCGCAGGATTCCAATACGTAGGTGTTGGTAGAAGATAG
- a CDS encoding type II toxin-antitoxin system Phd/YefM family antitoxin, giving the protein MTQITLAEASQHLSDLIDAALEGEEIIIIKDNQPVVKLTPVLPVKRRLKFGSAKGIVTISDDFDEPLEDFKEYME; this is encoded by the coding sequence ATGACACAAATTACTTTAGCTGAAGCATCTCAACATTTGTCAGACTTAATTGATGCAGCACTTGAGGGGGAGGAAATTATCATCATTAAAGATAATCAACCTGTTGTAAAATTAACTCCTGTATTGCCAGTTAAACGCCGCCTTAAATTTGGTAGTGCTAAGGGAATAGTTACAATATCTGATGATTTTGATGAACCACTAGAAGATTTTAAGGAGTATATGGAATGA
- a CDS encoding response regulator has translation MQSKNLSGRKVLIADDDDDSRTLLGFLLEQENWEVIEARDGKEAVEKVLQEKPDLLILDYRMPELTGTEVCQHLMLTGINLVTVLVTAHRHIEELTSSVGTSYFVSKPYDIVELLNTIESAYEKSLTQNNHQLCPRIG, from the coding sequence ATGCAATCTAAGAATTTAAGTGGGCGCAAAGTGCTGATTGCTGATGATGACGATGATAGCCGAACTCTGCTAGGTTTTTTACTTGAACAAGAGAACTGGGAAGTTATAGAAGCGCGCGATGGCAAAGAAGCTGTAGAAAAAGTGCTGCAAGAGAAACCCGATTTACTTATTTTAGATTACAGAATGCCTGAGTTAACAGGAACTGAAGTGTGTCAACATCTCATGTTAACAGGAATTAATTTGGTAACTGTGTTAGTTACAGCCCATAGACATATAGAGGAATTAACCTCATCTGTGGGTACTTCTTATTTTGTGAGTAAACCCTATGATATTGTAGAATTACTTAACACCATTGAGTCTGCATACGAAAAATCTCTAACTCAGAATAATCATCAACTTTGTCCTAGGATTGGCTAG
- a CDS encoding WD40 repeat domain-containing protein, translating to MDSLRLGQLVHTSFPVVGFKTVVSREIPTEIKQAFIEQVVYQYWDSYNPPSAGYRAAYLYQLTSEQSLFGWLYNDGLDDFGRSDVPYFVCYYLAGQLQPSQLENIFICLCTGPVRLMDRQNLPVSLENLVIPDLWSYQPACTGVKIPRDMIEQSQIALHQGELINLFVFAVEEKIQDNSIADRNLFYTTRQKTTPSGMQGVVYAHETTHNTIIQNDLPLVMPSAEDYQQILLARTNVKDRHKAAANFSGKSALILGIIASNVFLLTLILIGYYFLKVAPFAGDVPKVPNSIPTRNPLFTPKNITPTKTLTGHSDSVWSVALSKNGQTLVSASADKTINVWNLNTKEIIFTLIGHNDTVRAIALSTDGQTLASGSGDQTIKIWNFQTFELMRTINTNSGAVWSVAISHDGQILVSGNEDGSIKIWNLYTDKLLHTIHGHEGRVFSVAISPDGKTFATGGLDKTIKVWDLHTGKLICAIAQHKDAVRSVIFSRDGKTLASASWDKTIKIWNWRKTELLHTLVGHTSRVVTLSLGSDPQTLVSGSLDNKIKIWDWHTGELLRTLSGHSDWILAIATSPLKQILVSSSKDKTIKIWQPQINNK from the coding sequence ATGGACTCTTTGCGCCTAGGTCAACTTGTACATACCAGCTTTCCTGTCGTGGGATTTAAAACCGTGGTGAGTAGAGAGATTCCCACGGAAATTAAGCAAGCCTTCATCGAACAGGTAGTTTATCAGTATTGGGATTCCTATAATCCTCCCAGTGCTGGTTATCGAGCGGCTTATCTATATCAGCTAACCTCAGAGCAGAGCTTGTTTGGTTGGTTATATAACGATGGACTAGATGATTTTGGCCGCAGTGATGTTCCCTACTTTGTTTGTTATTATTTAGCAGGTCAACTACAGCCTTCACAACTCGAAAATATTTTTATTTGCTTATGCACCGGGCCAGTCAGGCTCATGGATAGGCAAAATCTTCCTGTTTCTTTAGAAAACTTGGTCATCCCCGACTTGTGGAGTTATCAACCTGCCTGTACTGGGGTAAAGATTCCTAGAGATATGATTGAGCAAAGCCAGATTGCCCTTCATCAGGGAGAATTAATCAATTTGTTTGTTTTTGCGGTTGAGGAAAAAATACAAGATAATTCAATTGCTGATCGGAATTTATTTTATACTACCAGACAGAAAACAACACCTTCAGGAATGCAGGGTGTCGTCTATGCTCATGAAACTACTCATAACACGATTATCCAGAATGACTTGCCATTAGTAATGCCCTCAGCAGAAGATTATCAACAGATACTCCTAGCTAGAACTAACGTAAAAGATCGTCACAAAGCAGCTGCTAACTTCTCTGGTAAATCGGCTTTGATACTAGGAATCATAGCCAGCAATGTTTTCCTACTCACATTAATACTTATCGGTTACTACTTTCTTAAAGTCGCACCATTTGCTGGTGATGTCCCAAAAGTTCCCAATTCTATTCCGACAAGAAATCCTCTTTTTACTCCCAAAAATATTACTCCGACCAAAACTTTAACTGGTCATTCAGATTCTGTATGGTCTGTTGCACTCAGCAAAAATGGGCAGACTTTAGTTAGTGCTAGTGCAGATAAAACTATTAATGTTTGGAATTTAAATACTAAAGAGATTATATTCACACTTATAGGACATAACGATACGGTCAGGGCGATCGCTCTCAGCACAGATGGGCAAACTCTTGCTAGTGGGAGTGGAGATCAGACGATAAAGATTTGGAATTTTCAAACCTTTGAACTGATGAGGACAATCAATACCAATTCCGGTGCTGTTTGGTCAGTTGCTATCAGTCATGATGGACAGATCCTCGTCAGTGGCAATGAAGATGGTAGCATCAAAATTTGGAACTTATATACAGACAAGCTGCTGCATACAATTCATGGACATGAGGGTCGGGTTTTCTCTGTAGCGATCAGTCCTGATGGGAAGACTTTTGCGACTGGAGGACTTGATAAAACCATCAAGGTTTGGGATTTGCATACAGGGAAACTCATCTGTGCGATCGCACAACACAAAGACGCGGTGCGATCGGTGATCTTTAGCCGGGACGGTAAAACACTCGCCAGTGCTAGTTGGGATAAGACAATTAAAATTTGGAATTGGCGAAAAACCGAACTCCTGCATACCCTAGTCGGTCATACTTCACGGGTTGTGACTCTGAGTTTGGGTAGTGATCCACAAACCTTAGTTAGTGGAAGTCTTGACAATAAAATCAAAATTTGGGATTGGCACACCGGCGAATTGCTCCGTACCCTTTCTGGACATTCTGACTGGATTTTAGCGATCGCCACCAGCCCTCTTAAGCAAATCCTAGTGAGTAGCAGTAAAGACAAAACAATCAAAATTTGGCAGCCGCAAATCAATAATAAATAG
- a CDS encoding type II toxin-antitoxin system VapC family toxin encodes MRQLLDTHTFIWFIMGDPRITGNVRSQIERNENVLSIISVWEIAIKHSIGKLNLNSSFADFVEQQITMTNIQLITIKIDHVLAVSQLPLHHRDPFDRMLIAQAIAENIPILSADAIFDTYPVQRLW; translated from the coding sequence ATGAGACAACTACTGGACACCCATACGTTTATTTGGTTTATTATGGGTGATCCTCGAATAACTGGTAATGTGCGATCGCAAATTGAAAGGAATGAAAATGTCTTAAGCATTATCAGTGTTTGGGAAATCGCAATCAAACACAGTATTGGTAAACTCAACTTAAATTCGAGTTTTGCTGATTTTGTCGAACAGCAAATAACTATGACTAATATTCAATTAATTACCATCAAAATTGATCATGTTTTAGCTGTTTCCCAACTACCTTTACATCATCGTGACCCCTTTGACAGAATGTTGATTGCACAAGCTATAGCAGAAAATATACCTATTCTCAGTGCAGATGCAATTTTTGATACCTATCCTGTACAACGTTTATGGTAG
- a CDS encoding UDP-glucuronic acid decarboxylase family protein, translating into MRILVTGGAGFIGSHLIDRLIPEGHEVICLDNFYTGHKRNILKWMNHPNFELIRHDITEPIRLEVDQIYHLACPASPVHYQYNPVKTVKTNVMGTLNMLGLAKRVKARFFLASTSEVYGDPEVHPQPEEYRGSVNPIGLRSCYDEGKRIAETLAFDYYRQNKVDIRVVRIFNTYGPRMLENDGRVVSNFIVQALRGTPLTVYGDGSQTRSFCYVSDLVEGFIRLMNSDYIGPLNLGNPGEYTILELAQAVQNLINPDAEIKFEPLPADDPRRRQPDITKAKTLLNWQPTIPLEEGLKITIEDFRDRVKNSV; encoded by the coding sequence ATGAGAATTTTGGTGACGGGCGGTGCTGGGTTTATTGGTTCTCATCTGATTGACCGACTTATACCTGAAGGGCATGAAGTCATCTGCTTAGATAACTTCTACACAGGACACAAACGTAACATCCTCAAATGGATGAATCATCCCAACTTTGAACTCATCCGCCATGACATCACCGAACCAATTCGGTTAGAAGTAGATCAAATTTACCATCTAGCTTGTCCAGCTTCTCCAGTACATTACCAGTACAACCCTGTAAAAACCGTTAAAACTAACGTCATGGGAACACTGAATATGCTGGGATTAGCCAAGCGCGTTAAGGCGAGATTTTTCCTGGCTTCTACTAGCGAAGTATACGGAGATCCAGAAGTTCACCCCCAACCAGAAGAGTACAGGGGTAGCGTTAATCCTATTGGTTTGCGTTCCTGCTATGACGAAGGTAAGAGAATCGCTGAAACTCTAGCATTTGACTACTACAGACAAAATAAAGTCGATATTCGAGTTGTCCGTATATTTAACACCTACGGGCCAAGAATGTTAGAAAATGATGGGCGGGTTGTCAGTAATTTTATAGTTCAAGCCTTGCGAGGTACACCTCTAACTGTCTATGGTGATGGCTCACAAACTCGCAGTTTTTGCTATGTATCCGATCTAGTGGAAGGATTTATCCGCTTGATGAATAGTGACTATATCGGTCCACTCAATTTGGGTAATCCTGGTGAATACACGATTTTAGAATTGGCTCAAGCTGTGCAGAATTTAATTAACCCAGATGCAGAGATTAAATTTGAGCCTTTACCTGCTGACGATCCTCGTCGTCGCCAACCGGATATCACAAAAGCAAAAACCCTGTTAAATTGGCAACCGACTATTCCTCTAGAAGAAGGATTAAAGATAACAATAGAGGATTTCCGCGATCGCGTCAAAAATAGCGTCTAG
- a CDS encoding LmeA family phospholipid-binding protein, with amino-acid sequence MFGGLTGLQDPKGTDWGEKMLNTVASQTIRHLFTQSELVEVLVRCYPSSKLLQGSIDSFKMSGRGLVIRRDFAVEEMSFETDAVAIDFGAVLSGKLNLKQPTQAIAQIVLSEDGINQAFNAELVKKRLINLSVPALTELSGGKPVSFTEVQVQLLPQSRLRLSAKADLNSGELIPLQMTLSLSVEKRRRIAFKDPKIELDQVPEAQKEISQTLSLALAEILDNMVDLDRFDLDGVKMRLNRLETEGQRLIFSGYAEIERIPRSS; translated from the coding sequence ATGTTCGGCGGACTAACTGGTTTACAAGATCCTAAAGGCACTGATTGGGGCGAAAAAATGCTCAACACGGTCGCCAGCCAAACGATTCGCCATTTATTTACCCAAAGCGAGTTGGTAGAAGTCCTTGTGCGCTGCTATCCCTCCAGCAAACTGTTGCAAGGCAGTATCGATAGTTTTAAAATGAGTGGTCGCGGCTTGGTTATCCGTAGGGATTTTGCTGTAGAAGAAATGTCTTTTGAAACGGATGCGGTGGCTATTGACTTTGGTGCAGTGTTAAGTGGGAAATTAAATCTTAAGCAACCAACTCAGGCGATCGCTCAAATAGTATTATCCGAGGATGGAATCAACCAAGCTTTTAATGCTGAACTGGTCAAAAAACGCCTAATTAATCTCTCTGTACCTGCTTTAACAGAATTATCCGGTGGTAAGCCAGTATCGTTTACCGAGGTGCAAGTACAGCTATTACCGCAAAGTCGCCTACGACTGTCAGCTAAGGCAGATTTAAACAGTGGGGAACTGATACCACTACAAATGACTTTAAGCCTTTCTGTAGAAAAGCGTCGCCGGATTGCTTTTAAAGATCCCAAAATTGAGCTTGACCAAGTACCAGAAGCCCAAAAAGAAATATCACAAACTTTGAGCCTAGCATTAGCGGAAATTTTAGATAATATGGTTGATTTGGATCGCTTTGACCTGGATGGGGTAAAAATGCGCCTCAATCGCTTAGAAACTGAAGGTCAGAGGTTGATTTTTAGTGGTTATGCAGAAATTGAAAGGATTCCGCGTAGTTCGTAA
- a CDS encoding ribulose bisphosphate carboxylase small subunit, whose protein sequence is MAYYIAPRFLDKLAVHITKNFLNIPGIRVPLILGIHGRKGEGKTFQCELAFEKMGIEVTLISGGELESPDAGDPARLIRLRYRETAELIKVRGKMCVLMINDLDAGAGRFDEGTQYTVNTQLVNATLMNIADNPTDVQLPGSYDSNPIRRVPIIVTGNDFSTLYAPLIRDGRMEKFYWDPNRDDKVGIVGGIFAEDGISPREIEQLVDTFPNQSIDFYSALRSRIYDEQIRQFIHQVGYEGISSRVVNSLEGPPAFKKPNFNLSHLIESGKFIVGEQQRVETSQLVDEYNRLNRGRSYQPAPLPEVTPKIQPSTNGSPTHHSVSSHLSLETQEQIRQILSQGHQINFEHVDERRFRIGSWQSCGTIHIDAESDAISALEACLAEYSGEYVRLVGIDPKAKRRVVETIIQRPNGKN, encoded by the coding sequence GTGGCTTATTATATTGCTCCGCGCTTTTTAGACAAACTTGCTGTTCACATCACCAAGAACTTCTTGAATATTCCTGGTATTAGAGTCCCTTTAATTTTAGGAATTCATGGACGCAAGGGCGAAGGAAAAACCTTTCAATGTGAGTTAGCTTTTGAAAAGATGGGTATAGAAGTCACACTCATCTCTGGCGGTGAATTAGAAAGTCCAGACGCGGGAGATCCAGCACGGTTAATCCGCCTACGCTATCGGGAAACAGCAGAACTGATTAAAGTACGCGGTAAAATGTGCGTACTGATGATTAATGATTTAGATGCAGGTGCAGGACGCTTTGACGAAGGGACTCAATACACTGTAAATACTCAGTTGGTGAATGCCACACTAATGAATATTGCTGATAATCCTACAGATGTGCAGTTACCTGGAAGCTATGACTCGAACCCGATAAGACGCGTCCCCATTATTGTTACAGGGAATGATTTTTCCACACTCTATGCGCCATTAATTCGGGATGGACGGATGGAGAAGTTTTATTGGGATCCTAACCGTGATGACAAAGTGGGGATTGTTGGCGGGATTTTTGCTGAAGATGGAATCTCACCCAGGGAAATTGAACAACTAGTTGATACGTTTCCTAATCAATCTATTGATTTCTATAGTGCATTGCGATCGCGCATTTACGACGAACAAATCCGCCAATTTATCCATCAAGTAGGGTATGAGGGTATATCTTCACGTGTCGTGAATAGCTTAGAAGGTCCACCAGCATTTAAAAAGCCCAATTTTAACCTCTCTCACTTAATCGAGTCTGGGAAATTCATCGTGGGTGAACAACAACGAGTAGAAACTTCCCAGTTAGTGGATGAATACAATCGTCTGAATAGAGGTAGAAGCTATCAACCCGCACCATTACCTGAAGTAACACCAAAAATTCAGCCTTCAACTAATGGTTCACCAACGCACCATAGTGTTAGTAGCCACTTAAGTTTAGAGACACAAGAACAAATCCGGCAAATTTTATCTCAAGGTCATCAAATTAATTTTGAACACGTAGATGAACGCCGCTTCCGCATAGGTTCTTGGCAGAGTTGCGGTACTATTCACATTGATGCTGAATCTGACGCTATATCCGCTTTAGAAGCTTGTTTAGCTGAATATAGCGGTGAGTACGTGCGTTTGGTTGGAATTGACCCTAAAGCGAAGCGGCGAGTCGTCGAGACCATTATTCAACGACCCAATGGGAAAAATTAG
- the gvpA gene encoding gas vesicle structural protein GvpA: MAVEKTNSSSSLAEVIDRILDKGIVVDAWVRVSLVGIELLAIEARIVIASVETYLKYAEAVGLTQSAAMPA; this comes from the coding sequence ATGGCAGTCGAAAAAACTAATTCTTCTTCAAGCTTGGCAGAAGTTATTGACCGTATCTTAGACAAAGGTATCGTTGTAGATGCTTGGGTACGTGTTTCTTTGGTTGGGATTGAATTACTAGCTATCGAAGCTCGCATCGTGATTGCGTCTGTTGAAACCTACTTGAAATATGCAGAAGCTGTAGGTCTTACTCAGTCCGCCGCAATGCCTGCTTAA